From a single Entelurus aequoreus isolate RoL-2023_Sb linkage group LG12, RoL_Eaeq_v1.1, whole genome shotgun sequence genomic region:
- the ndufa5 gene encoding NADH dehydrogenase [ubiquinone] 1 alpha subcomplex subunit 5: MAGLLKKTTGLVGLAVSQHPHERLKALYSKILASLQTMPQDAAYRKYTEQLVNEKFDYVKSEPDVVMLEKKINGGQIEEVIFQAECELALSRKMAEWKPWEPLIEEPPSNQWKWPV, encoded by the exons ACAACTGGCCTGGTTGGACTGGCAGTGTCCCAACATCCTCATGAG CGTCTGAAGGCTCTTTACTCCAAGATCCTGGCGTCTCTGCAGACGATGCCGCAAGATGCTGCTTACAGGAAGTACACTGAGCAGCTGGTAAACGAGAAGTTTGACTACGTCAAGTCG GAGCCTGATGTTGTAATGTTGGAGAAGAAGATCAATGGTGGACAGATTGAAGAGGTCATTTTCCAG gcagaGTGCGAGTTGGCTCTGTCACGAAAGATGGCTGAATGGAAACCATGGGAACCACTGATAGAAGAACCTCCTTCCAACCAGTGGAAATGGCCTGTCTAA